The Pseudomonas hefeiensis genomic sequence GCTGTACCACGCACTGTTGGGCAAGAACCTGGGTTAAGCCAACGCCAGCAAAAACGCCGCGAGATGAACGCGGCGTTTTTGTTTGGGTGGTGCTAACTGCTAACAAGCTTGACCTGGAATGCAGATAACTGTGGCGAGGGGATTTATCCCCGCTGGGCTGCGCAGCAGCCCCAAAAGCTGCGAACTCATTCCGCCTGACACACCGAGACGCCTAGCTCTGGGGCTGCTGCGCAGCCCAACGGGGATAAATCCCCTCGCCACAACAGTATTCCAGCTATCAAGCGCATTTGGCCTACATGCCAACCGACGAGTGTTATAAAGACATCCCCAAAAGTCCTCGCCCCTGCACATAGCGACGACTTGTCATAGAACTTATTTTTTGTTGATTGAACGTTCAATCAAAACAAAATAGACTGGCCTCCATTCCGATAGACCGCACTCGTCCATCGGATGGCCTAAGGAGATGTACCAGATGCCCAAGGTCGGTATGCAACCCATCCGCCGTCAGCAATTGATCGAAGCCACTATGCAAGCGGTCGATCAGGTCGGGATGGGGGACGCCAGCATTGCGCTGATCGCCCGTTTGGCCGGTGTCTCCAACGGCATCATCAGCCACTATTTCAAGGACAAGAATGGCCTGATCGCGGCCACGGCCCAGTACCTGATGAGTGTCCTGAGCGAGAACGTCACCGCACGCCGCCAGGCGCTGGAGGACCCAAGCCCACGGGCTCACTTGCAGGTGATCATCGAAGGCAACTTCGACGCCAGCCAGGTCAATGGCCCGGCAATGAAAACCTGGTTGGCCTTCTGGGCCACCAGCATGCACCACCCGTCTTTGCACAGGTTGCAGCGGATCAACGATCACCGTCTGTATTCCAACCTGTGTTGCCAGTTCCGCCGCGTATTGCCCCTTGATGAGGCACGCAGCGCGGCACGGGGCCTGGCCGCGTTGATTGACGGTTTGTGGCTGCGCGGGGCGCTGTCGGGAGACGCGTTCGATACCGCCCAGGCACACCGGATCGCTTACGAATACAT encodes the following:
- the betI gene encoding transcriptional regulator BetI, encoding MPKVGMQPIRRQQLIEATMQAVDQVGMGDASIALIARLAGVSNGIISHYFKDKNGLIAATAQYLMSVLSENVTARRQALEDPSPRAHLQVIIEGNFDASQVNGPAMKTWLAFWATSMHHPSLHRLQRINDHRLYSNLCCQFRRVLPLDEARSAARGLAALIDGLWLRGALSGDAFDTAQAHRIAYEYMDLQLAKAGISEHTEPLDS